Proteins from a genomic interval of Methanoplanus endosymbiosus:
- a CDS encoding aconitase X catalytic domain-containing protein: MYLDSEDEKVLAGEYGETRQKMMEILVALGKVFNADNLIPISSAQVAGASYKTIGKWGLEWLSHLDARVVVPSVLNPIGMPREGWQDIDIPRQFADNQNKVINAYKRLGIRMECTCTPYYLNNTNYGDHLAWSESSAVSYANSVIGARTNREGGPSALAAAMVGKTPNYGLHIFKNRMPEISVEIEGGDNIHAQHYGAIGYLAGNKVGKKIPLFTNIRPLRDQLKALGAAMAASGAVALYHVKGITPETKLPTFVKDPSEKIIIEQSEIEALFNDEEVDAVAVGCPHCSPGELMNLSKLLDGKSVKKPFYVFVAEGVMNSNRKYVSKIEKSGAKVIRDTCIVVSPAMDKFERIMVDSGKAFAYVPNMCGATAKIGSVEECVAEALRK; this comes from the coding sequence ATGTATCTTGACAGTGAAGATGAGAAAGTTCTCGCCGGAGAGTATGGTGAGACAAGACAGAAGATGATGGAGATACTTGTGGCTTTGGGCAAGGTATTCAATGCAGACAATTTAATACCGATATCAAGTGCGCAGGTGGCTGGTGCATCATATAAGACGATAGGAAAATGGGGTCTTGAATGGCTCAGCCATCTTGATGCACGGGTGGTTGTTCCTTCTGTTTTAAACCCAATCGGCATGCCCAGGGAAGGCTGGCAGGATATTGATATACCACGTCAGTTTGCAGACAATCAGAATAAAGTTATCAATGCCTACAAGAGGCTTGGAATCAGGATGGAGTGTACATGCACACCATATTATCTGAATAATACAAATTACGGTGATCATCTGGCATGGTCCGAGTCATCTGCCGTATCCTATGCAAATTCCGTCATCGGTGCAAGGACAAACAGGGAAGGCGGCCCTTCCGCGCTTGCGGCGGCAATGGTTGGCAAAACTCCTAATTACGGCCTCCATATCTTTAAAAACAGGATGCCTGAGATTTCAGTTGAGATTGAAGGCGGGGACAATATCCATGCACAACACTATGGGGCTATCGGCTATCTGGCCGGCAATAAAGTCGGCAAAAAAATTCCCCTCTTTACAAATATCCGTCCATTGAGGGATCAGTTAAAGGCACTTGGTGCTGCAATGGCAGCAAGTGGTGCTGTTGCCCTGTACCATGTAAAGGGTATTACTCCTGAGACAAAACTGCCGACATTTGTGAAAGATCCATCTGAGAAAATTATCATTGAACAGAGTGAGATTGAGGCTCTGTTTAATGACGAAGAGGTTGATGCAGTTGCCGTCGGCTGCCCGCACTGTTCACCCGGTGAACTGATGAATCTCTCTAAACTTCTGGATGGCAAGTCTGTTAAAAAGCCGTTTTATGTCTTTGTTGCAGAAGGTGTCATGAATTCAAACCGGAAATATGTCTCAAAGATTGAGAAGAGCGGTGCAAAGGTTATAAGGGACACCTGCATCGTTGTCTCTCCGGCTATGGATAAGTTTGAGAGAATAATGGTTGATTCCGGAAAGGCATTTGCATATGTTCCGAATATGTGCGGCGCGACTGCGAAAATAGGATCTGTTGAAGAGTGTGTTGCAGAGGCACTCCGGAAATAA
- a CDS encoding DUF2156 domain-containing protein, with product MLKFEDFKPITLNDIEIIKKHQKNYPPVHSDNSFTNMFCWNDYAAYRYLITEDSLIITSTIEGEHSVRGPFGPEDTDLFLKTVNLAAEIGGEYAYQIFDTKTKEKFSRIFPDVTINTDRDFFDYIYKTSDLKDLPGKKYLTIRKHLNKFRNKCRYTIESITEENLYEVEDFLVRWCEWKECSKTKVFGYEMEAAVSSVKNFVKLGLSGLIIRVNDNISAISIFEELNHDTAIVHFEKGLPDCQGNYKGINNETAKMLSERYEFINRESDLGLSGLRDAKMRYHPCGFAEVYYVKADGLKKVIDL from the coding sequence ATGCTGAAATTTGAAGACTTTAAACCTATAACTCTAAATGACATTGAAATAATTAAAAAACACCAGAAAAATTACCCTCCTGTTCACAGTGATAATTCCTTTACAAATATGTTCTGCTGGAATGATTACGCTGCTTACAGATATCTGATTACAGAAGATTCGTTAATCATCACAAGCACAATTGAAGGTGAACACTCAGTACGCGGGCCATTCGGCCCCGAAGATACTGACCTGTTTTTGAAAACCGTAAATCTGGCCGCTGAAATCGGCGGAGAATATGCGTACCAGATCTTTGACACTAAAACAAAGGAAAAATTCTCAAGAATATTTCCGGATGTAACAATCAACACTGACAGGGATTTTTTTGACTACATATACAAGACATCGGATCTAAAAGATCTTCCCGGAAAGAAATATCTTACAATCAGAAAGCATCTCAATAAATTCAGAAATAAATGCAGATACACAATTGAGAGCATAACAGAGGAGAACCTCTACGAAGTAGAGGATTTCCTTGTCAGATGGTGCGAATGGAAGGAGTGCAGCAAAACAAAAGTTTTTGGCTACGAGATGGAAGCGGCCGTTTCTTCGGTGAAAAATTTTGTAAAACTCGGACTTTCCGGCCTTATTATCAGAGTTAATGACAATATATCTGCCATATCCATATTTGAAGAACTGAATCATGATACAGCCATTGTTCATTTTGAAAAAGGACTGCCGGACTGCCAGGGAAATTACAAAGGCATCAACAACGAAACTGCAAAAATGCTGTCAGAGAGATATGAGTTTATCAACCGGGAATCTGACCTCGGCCTCTCCGGACTTAGGGATGCAAAGATGCGTTATCACCCATGCGGCTTTGCAGAGGTATATTATGTAAAAGCAGACGGTCTGAAAAAAGTTATAGATTTATAA
- a CDS encoding UbiD family decarboxylase — protein MRNFIEKMRENNLVMDIEEDVSSVYEAPKIAAGTDKLVFFHKLDGSHRGVMNVTASREAIALALDYDEDELVKNLSGAEYSGDIDIKGKLSMHHPNLFSIPVMKYFPLDAGRYLTSAVVFSEYGGVRNASIHRMLVLDENHLAARLVEGRHTHTLLKKALENGERLPVAITIGTHPAVTFASCTRVPENKELNFAAELMGGSLDVYECPNGVSVPDAEIVLEGFIGGDMADEGPFVDITGTYDPVRSAPVIEITGMHVKNDPVYHGILPAGNEHKLLMGMPYEPKIYRMVAGVTTVRDVLLTTGGCGYLHGIVKIRKNTEGDGKNAVMAAFAAHTSLKHVVIVDEDIDIRNMEDVEYAIATRVRGDRDLMVISGVRGSSLDPSRIGDGLNVKIGIDATMEMGRKNEYIRAEWD, from the coding sequence ATGCGTAATTTCATAGAGAAGATGAGGGAAAACAACCTTGTTATGGATATTGAAGAGGATGTCTCCTCCGTGTATGAGGCTCCGAAGATTGCAGCCGGCACAGATAAACTTGTATTTTTCCACAAACTTGACGGCAGCCACAGAGGAGTAATGAATGTTACTGCATCACGGGAAGCAATAGCACTGGCACTTGATTATGATGAGGATGAACTTGTAAAAAATCTTTCAGGAGCAGAATATTCCGGAGATATTGATATAAAGGGAAAGCTCAGCATGCACCACCCGAATTTATTCTCGATTCCGGTAATGAAATATTTTCCTCTTGATGCAGGGCGTTATCTCACATCGGCAGTTGTATTTTCAGAATATGGCGGTGTCAGGAATGCATCCATTCACAGAATGCTTGTCCTTGATGAAAACCACCTTGCAGCAAGACTTGTTGAAGGCAGGCATACTCATACACTTCTTAAAAAGGCTCTTGAAAACGGCGAAAGACTGCCGGTTGCAATAACAATTGGTACACATCCGGCAGTCACATTTGCATCCTGCACCAGGGTTCCGGAGAATAAGGAACTTAATTTCGCAGCGGAACTGATGGGCGGCAGTCTTGATGTATATGAGTGCCCCAACGGAGTGTCTGTGCCTGATGCCGAGATTGTCCTTGAGGGATTTATCGGCGGAGATATGGCCGATGAAGGGCCGTTTGTTGACATTACAGGAACATATGACCCTGTAAGGTCTGCGCCTGTAATTGAGATCACAGGCATGCACGTTAAAAATGATCCCGTATATCATGGTATTCTTCCGGCAGGAAACGAGCATAAACTACTGATGGGAATGCCCTATGAACCTAAAATCTACAGGATGGTTGCAGGAGTTACAACTGTCAGGGATGTGCTGCTCACAACCGGAGGATGCGGTTATCTGCATGGTATTGTGAAGATACGCAAGAATACTGAAGGTGACGGTAAAAATGCAGTTATGGCGGCATTTGCTGCACATACCTCCCTTAAGCATGTTGTAATCGTTGATGAGGATATTGACATCCGGAATATGGAGGATGTTGAATATGCAATTGCAACCCGCGTCAGGGGAGACCGTGATCTGATGGTAATCTCCGGGGTCAGAGGTTCTTCACTTGATCCGTCAAGGATTGGCGATGGTCTCAATGTAAAGATTGGAATAGATGCCACAATGGAGATGGGCAGGAAAAACGAATATATAAGGGCAGAGTGGGACTGA
- a CDS encoding UbiX family flavin prenyltransferase gives MKKYVVAVTGASGITYARRLLEVLTPLAEVHIIISDMAKKIADYEEVDLSGFDGIYVAEEDMFADIASGSFRYDAMVVIPCSMKTLAAINSGFSDNLITRAADVCLKEGRKCILMPREMPLSGIHLRNMAELDSAGATIMVISPGFYLKPKTIDDLIDMVVARVLDHLGVKHSISDRWSGN, from the coding sequence ATGAAGAAATATGTTGTTGCTGTCACAGGTGCAAGCGGAATAACTTATGCAAGACGGCTTCTTGAGGTGCTCACACCTCTGGCAGAAGTGCATATTATTATCTCAGATATGGCAAAGAAGATCGCAGATTATGAGGAAGTTGATCTTTCTGGATTTGACGGCATATATGTTGCAGAAGAGGATATGTTTGCAGATATCGCAAGCGGTTCTTTCAGGTACGACGCAATGGTCGTCATACCATGCAGCATGAAGACACTTGCAGCAATCAATTCAGGTTTTAGTGACAATCTTATTACAAGGGCAGCAGATGTCTGCTTAAAGGAAGGCAGGAAGTGCATCCTTATGCCAAGGGAGATGCCCCTTTCCGGAATACATCTCAGAAATATGGCTGAACTTGACAGTGCAGGAGCAACAATAATGGTCATCAGTCCGGGTTTTTACCTTAAGCCAAAGACGATTGATGACCTTATTGACATGGTTGTTGCAAGAGTGCTGGATCACCTTGGTGTAAAACACAGTATTTCAGATAGATGGAGTGGTAACTAA